A window of the Aquimarina spinulae genome harbors these coding sequences:
- a CDS encoding fibronectin type III domain-containing protein translates to MQKKYKYCLLAFTVFFISTVRAQVFPVNITPQVIPPYSLQLSEYTTSASEKLLVNLLLTDITRSNLEIRLKLYIENNAGISIQSTDVVLGTNPIFLDGGIPLRLSNIDLQPYFALQNLTGITPQKYSTSLPEGMYRFCFEAYEVISGKQISRKSCAMAYLVLNDPPFLNIPNQGEQVVMRDPQNIIFQWTPRHLNATNVEYEFTLTELWDSKMDPQALFLASQPLYQTNTFATTLLYGPSETGLLPNKSYAWRVRAMVRDGISESSVFKNEGYSEVYNFTYSGGCAEPTYILAEAKNTTSEKIYWQGVNHLKYNVQYRKKDVENAIWFEGNAVNQNMTIYNLEPGTTYEFRVGGQCMENGAYTYSQIYEFTTTIASNDAITYNCGITPEIKITNQDRLQELIKEDVFTAGDFPVVVEEIRQSGGTFSGEGYIIVPYLSNLSVKVKFDNIGINTDYQLIEGIVETIYDQDSGGIVTIDDILNNDRGDNDTASNDDSGGYDPEDPYSVPNNNNEPANETEPTVVVDNPVTGNDNNNPVVDNATNTPPPIDNPTNIDDPDLENNEVVSNNPENEGSAGGDPIVNENGEEVVKGQLIIDQMYVQDKKSPNRKALAGETLYMISHKEVVAKIIAKEKEEVFNNLNLDWKTKTLKSSGDIVIESKKEYKGKNTISKIYDDVENWTVSKEDSLSHSITAVNKKDREYTVNVKMIHENSKSVAVFPDGLDGVLKKQYEKINKTLKKLQEKIKEYTNINIPVEISPLKITGSQKNVEDEDSRFYAIAREGVIEGGIEMNKELEFSPPGPLRILDIPEILETKFFIAPKFELIAKGILEELRVVDQEMPKKYNFSVELAPKGSLTGGIKTKLLVAEDLVSFSASGFAEASISGIAKYNVDENKFEGIIQLDPLVVNGEVKIKTKGFLEFTALDEKVSVNVIDAIVLYDSTK, encoded by the coding sequence ATGCAAAAAAAATATAAATATTGCCTTTTAGCGTTTACGGTATTTTTTATATCTACAGTAAGAGCACAAGTATTTCCGGTAAATATTACCCCTCAAGTAATACCACCTTATAGTTTACAATTATCAGAATATACAACATCTGCTTCAGAGAAATTATTGGTAAACTTATTACTTACAGATATCACAAGATCTAATTTGGAAATTCGGTTAAAGCTGTATATCGAAAACAATGCAGGAATATCGATACAAAGTACCGATGTAGTCCTTGGTACAAATCCTATTTTTTTAGATGGTGGGATACCTTTGCGTTTAAGCAATATTGATCTTCAGCCTTATTTTGCTCTTCAAAACTTAACAGGAATAACTCCTCAAAAGTATAGCACAAGCCTACCAGAAGGCATGTATCGTTTTTGTTTTGAGGCCTATGAGGTTATATCTGGTAAACAAATTTCTCGTAAGAGTTGTGCGATGGCCTATTTGGTACTTAATGACCCTCCATTTTTAAATATCCCTAATCAAGGCGAACAAGTTGTGATGAGAGATCCACAGAATATTATATTTCAGTGGACTCCCAGACATCTTAATGCCACTAATGTAGAATATGAATTTACACTTACAGAACTTTGGGATAGCAAAATGGATCCTCAAGCTTTGTTTTTGGCAAGCCAACCTTTATATCAAACCAATACTTTTGCAACTACTTTGCTATACGGCCCTTCTGAAACGGGATTGTTACCAAATAAAAGTTATGCATGGCGAGTGCGTGCCATGGTAAGAGATGGGATAAGTGAATCTTCTGTTTTTAAAAATGAAGGATATAGTGAAGTTTATAATTTCACGTATTCTGGAGGTTGTGCTGAGCCAACATATATACTAGCAGAAGCAAAAAATACAACTTCAGAAAAAATCTATTGGCAGGGAGTAAATCATTTAAAATACAATGTGCAGTACCGTAAAAAAGATGTCGAAAATGCAATATGGTTTGAAGGAAATGCTGTAAATCAAAACATGACCATATATAACCTCGAACCAGGTACTACATACGAGTTTAGAGTTGGTGGGCAATGTATGGAAAATGGAGCATATACCTATTCTCAAATTTATGAATTTACAACAACAATTGCCTCTAATGATGCTATTACATATAATTGTGGTATTACTCCAGAAATAAAAATCACCAATCAAGATAGGTTGCAGGAATTGATAAAAGAAGATGTATTTACCGCAGGAGATTTTCCGGTAGTTGTAGAAGAGATAAGACAGAGTGGAGGAACATTTTCTGGGGAGGGATATATCATTGTTCCTTATCTCTCTAATCTAAGTGTTAAAGTAAAGTTTGATAATATTGGTATTAATACAGATTATCAATTAATAGAAGGTATTGTAGAAACTATTTATGATCAAGATAGTGGAGGTATTGTTACTATAGATGATATTTTAAATAATGATAGGGGTGATAATGATACAGCAAGTAATGATGATTCTGGTGGATATGATCCTGAAGATCCGTATTCGGTTCCAAATAATAATAATGAGCCTGCTAATGAAACAGAGCCCACTGTTGTAGTTGATAATCCGGTTACAGGCAATGATAATAATAACCCTGTAGTTGATAATGCAACTAATACTCCTCCTCCTATAGATAATCCTACGAACATTGATGATCCTGATTTAGAGAATAATGAGGTAGTGAGTAATAATCCAGAAAATGAAGGTTCTGCTGGCGGTGACCCTATAGTAAATGAAAATGGAGAAGAGGTTGTAAAAGGACAACTTATCATTGATCAAATGTATGTACAAGATAAAAAATCTCCTAATAGAAAAGCTCTTGCGGGAGAAACCTTATATATGATTAGTCACAAAGAAGTAGTTGCGAAGATCATAGCAAAAGAAAAAGAAGAAGTTTTTAATAACCTAAATTTAGATTGGAAAACAAAAACTTTAAAATCTTCTGGAGATATTGTAATAGAATCCAAAAAGGAATATAAGGGAAAAAATACAATTAGTAAAATATATGATGATGTAGAGAATTGGACGGTTTCGAAAGAAGATTCATTATCACATTCGATTACGGCAGTTAATAAAAAAGATAGAGAATATACTGTGAATGTAAAAATGATTCATGAGAATTCTAAATCTGTCGCAGTATTTCCAGATGGCTTAGATGGTGTTCTAAAAAAGCAATATGAGAAGATAAATAAAACTCTAAAGAAACTACAGGAAAAAATAAAAGAATATACAAATATTAATATTCCTGTAGAAATATCGCCTTTAAAAATAACAGGTTCACAGAAAAATGTTGAAGATGAAGACTCCAGGTTTTACGCTATTGCTAGAGAAGGAGTAATAGAAGGCGGAATAGAAATGAACAAAGAATTAGAGTTTAGCCCTCCCGGCCCTCTACGAATATTGGATATACCAGAGATCTTGGAAACTAAGTTTTTTATTGCACCAAAGTTTGAATTGATTGCCAAAGGAATCTTAGAAGAACTAAGAGTTGTAGATCAAGAAATGCCTAAAAAATACAACTTTTCTGTTGAATTAGCTCCTAAAGGATCTCTTACAGGTGGTATTAAAACTAAGCTGTTAGTAGCAGAAGATTTAGTAAGTTTTTCTGCTAGTGGATTTGCAGAAGCTTCTATTTCGGGTATAGCAAAATATAATGTAGACGAAAATAAATTTGAAGGCATAATACAGTTAGACCCTCTTGTAGTTAATGGAGAAGTAAAAATAAAGACAAAAGGCTTTTTAGAGTTCACAGCTCTTGATGAGAAAGTATCAGTAAATGTAATTGATGCTATAGTTCTGTATGATTCAACAAAGTAA
- a CDS encoding Lrp/AsnC family transcriptional regulator → MVKDKLDQKIIKLLKSNSRFSYAQIGREIGLSSSAVGERIQRLEETDVIEFYTTVINYEKLGYSLSAYISIRFKTADNFFHFVKLMGDFSEILECSRVTGDTSLIMKVIVCDHHHLEDFIDNISQYGIPSTSLILSDIVKEGIVIKKNIGRHHI, encoded by the coding sequence ATGGTAAAAGACAAGTTAGATCAGAAAATAATTAAATTACTTAAAAGTAACTCTAGATTTTCTTACGCTCAAATAGGGCGAGAAATTGGACTTTCATCATCTGCAGTAGGAGAGAGAATTCAAAGATTAGAAGAAACAGATGTAATTGAATTTTATACCACAGTAATAAACTACGAAAAGCTTGGGTACTCTTTATCTGCTTATATTTCTATACGTTTTAAAACTGCTGATAATTTTTTTCACTTTGTGAAGTTAATGGGGGATTTTTCTGAAATACTAGAATGTAGCAGAGTTACAGGAGATACTTCTCTTATTATGAAAGTAATTGTCTGTGATCATCATCATCTAGAAGATTTTATTGACAACATATCTCAATATGGAATACCTTCGACTTCTCTTATTCTGTCTGATATTGTAAAAGAAGGGATCGTTATAAAAAAAAATATTGGAAGGCACCACATATGA
- a CDS encoding type 1 glutamine amidotransferase → MKQKKILILDYSVDQSETSVIKQCLPQNIEVSSLYIDTEASFPDDLIKTAFTHVIHTGSALSITENAPFTKKVIDYIQKINAKGIWQMGICYGHQLLCKALVGDHVVRSSPNGFEVGWEQVSFTNTAKNFLKVREQEIVWQHHFDEVIELPKDSEILATNTHTKIQAYINYERKLLGTQFHPEFNKKSGNDYFLKDRKFLEKNHKNVDTIINEGPSFDSGNIFFDFFLKQFPYTSIDDL, encoded by the coding sequence ATGAAACAAAAAAAAATATTGATTTTAGATTATTCTGTTGATCAAAGTGAAACCTCTGTAATCAAACAATGCCTACCCCAGAATATTGAGGTTTCTTCATTATATATTGATACAGAAGCGTCTTTTCCTGATGATTTAATCAAAACAGCATTCACACACGTGATCCATACAGGATCTGCACTATCTATTACAGAAAATGCTCCGTTTACAAAAAAAGTAATAGATTATATTCAAAAAATAAATGCAAAAGGTATTTGGCAAATGGGGATTTGTTATGGGCATCAACTCCTATGTAAAGCATTAGTAGGAGATCATGTTGTGCGCTCTTCTCCCAATGGTTTTGAGGTTGGATGGGAACAGGTTTCATTTACCAATACTGCAAAAAACTTCTTAAAGGTTAGAGAGCAGGAAATAGTATGGCAGCATCATTTTGATGAGGTTATAGAATTACCAAAAGATTCAGAAATTCTTGCTACCAATACACATACCAAAATCCAAGCCTATATCAACTATGAACGAAAGCTTCTCGGAACACAATTTCATCCTGAGTTTAACAAAAAATCCGGCAATGACTATTTTCTAAAAGACAGGAAGTTTTTGGAAAAAAACCATAAAAATGTTGATACTATCATAAATGAGGGACCTTCCTTTGATTCTGGAAACATCTTTTTTGACTTTTTCTTAAAACAATTTCCCTATACCAGTATTGATGACTTATAG
- a CDS encoding GNAT family N-acetyltransferase codes for MNLKIKKAELKNKDELLQLYKKTAEVDDGIIRNTNEVNLEYISQFLENSINNGHILIALIHHKIVGEIHAYTPSIYAFQHILTDVTIVVDPNHQGKGIGRKLFEQFLENVKTDLTHIFRVELYTREHNDRNVRFYKSLGFINEGRQKDKIFISNSKFETPLHMAWFNPNYK; via the coding sequence ATGAATCTGAAGATAAAAAAAGCTGAATTAAAAAACAAAGATGAGCTGTTACAGCTCTACAAAAAAACAGCAGAGGTTGATGATGGGATTATTCGTAATACAAATGAAGTTAATCTAGAGTATATTTCTCAATTTTTAGAAAATTCTATCAACAATGGGCATATTTTAATTGCGCTTATACATCACAAGATTGTTGGCGAAATTCATGCATATACCCCAAGTATTTATGCTTTTCAGCACATATTAACAGATGTAACCATAGTAGTTGATCCAAATCATCAGGGAAAAGGAATTGGACGAAAATTATTTGAACAATTTTTAGAGAATGTAAAAACAGATCTGACTCATATCTTTCGGGTCGAATTATATACCAGAGAACACAATGATCGAAATGTAAGATTTTATAAAAGTCTTGGTTTTATTAATGAAGGAAGGCAAAAGGATAAAATATTTATTTCGAACTCAAAATTTGAAACTCCACTACACATGGCTTGGTTCAATCCTAATTATAAATAA
- a CDS encoding M57 family metalloprotease, producing the protein MKNTNVLHLCIGVLVLFFMVSCTKDEVTETTETELEETMVDPLADTKQKFTQLGYDARDLSITTIANPITRKTEKLYFLQNDLAFSIEDLKNLLGNQASNLNTKQFSTNRLVKAPRRITIFAMDAPNDDRSLDQDMRVALNIAVGEYNKLNLSLSFTIRSGSDIDTATEDIKVFVNTNLRNTATRAFVTNPTPLGGKPADNINLNPDLSQTSVLFTAKIIMHEIGHTIGIRHTDWFDSSISCPKDNGEQALPLGANIIPGTSGFDNVDLNSIFLSCSVDESDTRFFSDLDKIALRELYGKPLIVVDPACPTIEAGSGGLLSGHHVSIISSGYTWTSKMIFDRHVFPWAFSKDENHSRLGGLKVSINPWRNCGTAGPRSATLKLTFTSNYDPNDVQIRSVPITQSCDIGGPGHN; encoded by the coding sequence ATGAAAAACACGAATGTATTACACCTCTGTATAGGGGTACTCGTATTATTTTTTATGGTTTCTTGTACCAAAGATGAGGTTACAGAAACTACAGAGACAGAGCTAGAAGAAACTATGGTTGATCCTCTGGCAGATACGAAGCAAAAATTTACACAATTGGGCTATGATGCTCGTGATCTTTCTATTACAACTATTGCCAATCCCATTACTCGAAAGACAGAAAAATTGTATTTTTTGCAGAATGATTTAGCGTTCTCAATTGAGGATTTAAAAAACCTCTTGGGCAATCAGGCTTCCAACCTTAACACAAAACAATTTTCAACCAACAGACTAGTTAAGGCACCTAGAAGGATTACAATTTTTGCTATGGATGCCCCGAACGATGATCGTTCTCTAGATCAAGATATGAGAGTTGCCCTAAATATTGCAGTAGGCGAATATAATAAACTTAATCTTTCTTTATCATTTACAATTAGATCTGGGTCCGACATAGATACTGCTACTGAAGATATAAAAGTGTTTGTTAACACGAACCTTCGGAACACTGCTACTAGAGCATTTGTAACTAACCCAACTCCTCTTGGCGGAAAGCCAGCTGATAATATAAATTTAAACCCAGATCTTTCTCAAACAAGCGTTTTGTTTACGGCTAAGATCATTATGCATGAAATAGGTCATACAATAGGTATAAGACATACCGATTGGTTTGATAGTTCAATCTCATGCCCCAAAGATAATGGAGAACAGGCATTACCCTTGGGAGCCAATATAATCCCAGGAACTTCTGGTTTTGACAATGTCGACTTAAATTCTATTTTTTTAAGCTGCTCAGTTGATGAAAGTGATACTAGATTTTTTAGTGATCTAGATAAGATAGCTTTACGAGAACTATATGGAAAACCCTTAATTGTTGTAGATCCAGCGTGCCCTACTATTGAAGCGGGCAGTGGAGGATTGCTGTCTGGCCATCATGTTTCTATTATATCTTCAGGTTATACTTGGACCTCCAAAATGATATTTGATAGACATGTGTTTCCATGGGCATTCTCAAAAGATGAAAATCACTCCAGGCTTGGTGGTCTAAAAGTATCTATTAATCCTTGGAGAAATTGTGGCACTGCCGGACCAAGATCAGCAACGTTAAAATTAACATTTACTTCTAACTATGACCCAAACGATGTACAAATTCGTAGTGTACCTATAACCCAATCTTGCGATATAGGTGGCCCTGGTCACAATTAA
- a CDS encoding DUF4331 family protein yields the protein MKKTNLFIIGGLLSIGLVLIAADHLDAPAVAGGTADITDVYALEGANPDNTVFVANVQGLLTPGATAQFDENVLIEFNIDNDGDHIEDRVIQAITRDGIMYFFGPYAPSATGLNSTIDDKTQYLGQVEISTGANATTATANGISYFAGLRKDPFFFAFSEFNQVIAGTSTAPAGGFNDPGKDDFLGTNVLSIVVEVPNTLLGGTFDHPAGTGVQVFSTWVEAKRKQ from the coding sequence ATTAAAAAAACAAACTTGTTTATCATTGGCGGTCTACTTTCTATAGGACTGGTATTAATTGCTGCCGATCATTTAGATGCTCCAGCTGTTGCTGGGGGTACTGCAGACATCACAGATGTTTATGCTTTAGAAGGAGCAAACCCTGACAACACCGTTTTTGTAGCAAACGTACAAGGGCTTTTAACTCCGGGAGCTACTGCACAATTTGATGAAAATGTACTCATAGAGTTCAATATTGATAATGATGGAGATCATATAGAGGATAGGGTAATACAGGCAATAACTAGAGATGGTATTATGTATTTCTTTGGGCCTTATGCCCCAAGTGCAACTGGGTTGAACAGTACTATTGATGATAAAACTCAATATTTGGGTCAGGTTGAGATTAGTACAGGAGCAAATGCAACTACAGCAACGGCTAATGGGATCTCTTATTTTGCAGGTCTTCGTAAAGATCCGTTCTTCTTTGCTTTTAGTGAGTTTAATCAAGTAATCGCAGGAACATCTACTGCACCAGCGGGGGGATTTAACGATCCAGGTAAAGATGATTTTCTCGGAACCAATGTATTGTCTATAGTAGTAGAAGTACCTAATACATTACTAGGAGGAACTTTTGACCATCCTGCAGGAACAGGAGTACAAGTATTCAGTACCTGGGTAGAAGCAAAAAGAAAACAATAA
- a CDS encoding DUF4331 family protein → MKLNNIKYIVAALVVAIGVSSCNKDDDGGVVITPPVQIDFSGTFVQVDQMGRPGINTVFNPTDDAKNSFNVTIPSEQGVTFQPAFLQRLNDLHAAFGVTYENNILGLDAATLTTILATDVLWVAPDGPTTYFDGTNVLTGRGLSDDVIDISLTLMFGGMNGDRFSGQDLDGDGVEDLPLLVRDGVPSSVNALASFPYLEAPNM, encoded by the coding sequence ATGAAATTGAATAATATAAAATATATAGTAGCCGCTCTTGTAGTAGCCATTGGAGTAAGCAGTTGTAACAAAGATGATGACGGAGGAGTAGTAATTACACCACCAGTACAGATAGATTTTTCTGGGACATTTGTTCAGGTAGATCAAATGGGAAGACCAGGTATTAATACTGTTTTTAATCCAACCGATGATGCTAAAAACAGCTTTAATGTAACGATTCCTTCTGAGCAGGGAGTAACATTTCAACCGGCATTTTTACAACGTTTAAATGATCTTCATGCTGCATTTGGCGTAACCTATGAAAACAATATATTAGGTCTTGATGCAGCAACATTAACTACTATTCTGGCTACAGATGTATTATGGGTAGCACCAGATGGACCAACGACCTATTTTGATGGTACAAATGTACTTACCGGTAGAGGTTTATCTGATGATGTGATCGATATTTCTTTAACCCTTATGTTTGGAGGAATGAATGGAGATCGATTTAGCGGCCAGGATCTTGATGGAGATGGTGTAGAAGATTTACCATTATTGGTTAGAGATGGAGTACCTTCATCAGTAAATGCTTTAGCTTCATTCCCATACTTAGAAGCACCTAATATGTAA